The proteins below are encoded in one region of Corynebacterium sphenisci DSM 44792:
- a CDS encoding Abi family protein — protein sequence MGTPPRLSVEQRVRYLVDHGYVDGSTITDAHRSRLAALNFHYFLGYAGNYRALADRGRTGLPAKDAADLFRLIDLDARLAGMVHDRLRAVEWRLRAMVVDLYCGTYGPTGFLDEGRYLRVSKDEPARAMVATILRDIYRHDEPYVGRALDAAWADRAGERPRKYRPGDHDLLLELAGELPLWAVIDAFSLGTLGRFIMTCDGDAGAPLWRDLAGQLGVNARIFPTQIKAVTYLRNTVAHHSRLWMRTTRDGAKKPKRFAKRLRDVDSKSMYWAILALATFLPGAEGRRFVAELDDFLDGEDLYRRGITRSG from the coding sequence ATGGGCACACCACCGAGACTGTCCGTGGAGCAGCGCGTGCGCTATCTGGTCGACCACGGCTACGTCGACGGGTCCACGATCACCGACGCGCACCGGAGCCGGCTCGCGGCCCTGAACTTCCACTACTTCCTCGGCTACGCCGGCAACTACCGGGCCCTGGCGGATCGGGGCCGGACGGGGCTTCCGGCCAAGGACGCCGCCGACCTGTTCCGGCTCATCGACCTCGACGCCCGCCTCGCCGGGATGGTGCATGATCGGCTGCGCGCCGTGGAATGGCGGCTGCGCGCCATGGTCGTCGACCTGTACTGCGGCACATACGGCCCCACGGGCTTCCTGGACGAGGGGCGGTATCTGCGGGTCAGCAAGGACGAGCCCGCCCGGGCGATGGTCGCCACCATCCTGCGCGACATCTACCGCCATGATGAGCCGTACGTGGGCCGGGCCCTCGACGCCGCCTGGGCCGACCGGGCGGGGGAACGGCCCCGGAAGTACCGGCCGGGGGACCATGATCTGCTCCTCGAGCTCGCCGGGGAGCTGCCGCTGTGGGCGGTGATCGACGCCTTCAGCCTCGGTACCCTGGGCCGCTTCATCATGACCTGCGACGGCGATGCCGGCGCGCCGCTGTGGCGCGACCTCGCCGGGCAGCTGGGCGTCAACGCCAGGATCTTCCCCACCCAGATCAAGGCCGTCACCTACCTGCGCAACACCGTCGCCCACCACTCCCGGCTGTGGATGCGCACCACCCGGGACGGGGCGAAGAAGCCGAAGCGCTTCGCGAAAAGGCTCCGGGACGTGGACTCGAAGTCGATGTACTGGGCGATACTCGCCCTGGCGACCTTCCTGCCCGGCGCCGAGGGGCGCCGCTTCGTGGCGGAGCTGGACGATTTCCTCGACGGCGAGGACCTGTACCGGCGCGGCATCACCAGGAGCGGCTGA
- a CDS encoding aminodeoxychorismate/anthranilate synthase component II — protein sequence MRILVVDNYDSFVFNLVQYLGQLGEDTVVWRNDSPELADPAAALAGFDAVLISPGPGTPAAAGRTEDVIRAAAELRVPLLGVCLGHQALCEVLGATVVRADELLHGKTSPVRHDGTGVLAGLPSPFTATRYHSLTVDEATLPPELVATARTDSGMLMAVRHAELPLHGVQFHPESVLTEYGHRMLSNWLRAAGADHPEELLARLESEQAGHQAGYRAAGAGA from the coding sequence ATGCGGATCCTCGTCGTCGACAACTATGACAGCTTCGTCTTCAATCTGGTCCAGTACCTGGGCCAGCTCGGCGAGGACACCGTGGTGTGGCGCAACGACTCCCCGGAGCTGGCCGACCCGGCCGCCGCCCTCGCCGGCTTCGACGCGGTGCTGATCTCCCCGGGCCCGGGCACCCCGGCCGCGGCGGGCCGCACCGAGGACGTGATCCGCGCCGCCGCGGAGCTGCGGGTGCCGCTGCTCGGGGTGTGCCTGGGCCACCAGGCGCTCTGCGAGGTCCTCGGCGCCACCGTGGTGCGCGCCGATGAGCTGCTGCACGGCAAGACCTCCCCGGTGCGCCATGACGGCACCGGGGTGCTCGCCGGGCTGCCCTCCCCCTTCACCGCCACCCGCTACCACTCGCTCACCGTCGACGAGGCCACCCTGCCGCCGGAGCTGGTGGCCACCGCGCGCACCGACTCCGGGATGCTGATGGCGGTGCGGCACGCCGAGCTGCCGCTGCACGGGGTGCAGTTCCACCCCGAGTCGGTGCTCACCGAATACGGCCACCGGATGCTGTCGAACTGGCTGCGCGCCGCCGGCGCGGATCACCCCGAGGAGCTGCTCGCCCGGCTCGAGTCCGAGCAGGCCGGCCACCAGGCCGGCTACCGCGCCGCCGGCGCCGGGGCCTAG
- the gyrA gene encoding DNA gyrase subunit A: MSDDNDGTLFGSDGPSDRIGDEVRPIDINEEMQSSYIDYAMSVIVGRALPEVRDGLKPVHRRILYAMFDNGYRPDRGYVKSAKPVSDTMGNYHPHGDSAIYDTMVRMAQPWSMRYPLVDGQGNFGSRGDDGPAAMRYTEARLTPLAMEMVRDIRENTVDFAPNYDGRTTEPVVLPSRIPQLLMNGSGGIAVGMATNIPPHNLREIAEAINWCLDNPEADEKTALEEIMARIKGPDFPTGGLIVGDKGIHDAYTTGRGSIKMRGITSIEEEGNRQSIVITELPYQVNPDRMIANIAEQVRDGRIAGISSIDDESDLKWGMRIVVKLKRDAVPRVVLNNLYKHSQLQTSFGANMLSIVDGVPRTLRIDQLVRLYVDHQIEVIVRRTQYRLDEAEKKAHILRGLVKALDALDEVIALIRRSSTVDVARTGLMELLDIDEAQADAILAMQLRKLAALERQKIVDELAAIEERIADYKDILAKPERQRAIVRDELAEVVEKYGDDRRSKIVGAIGEVSEEDLIARENVVVTITSTGYAKRTKVDSYKSQRRGGKGVRGADLKQDDIIRHFFVCSTHDWMLFFTNAGRVYRLKAYELPEATRAARGQHVANLLEFQPGEKIAEVLQVSSYSDAPYLVLATAAGRVKKSRLEDYDSARSSGLIAINLREGDTLIGARLCGPDDDLLLVSERGQAIRFPASDEVLRPMGRATGGVLGMRFKDGDSLLSMVVVEEGQNLLVATTGGYGKKTRLDEYSPQGRGGQGVLTLKYDKKRGPLMGALVVDNEDEIFAVTSAGDVIRTRVNEIRATSRATKGVRLVNLAEGTELLAIDRNVEDEGEEAAAQVSEAGTLDIVTPRPGGADGARVHHKGDAPKGKE, from the coding sequence GTGAGCGACGACAACGACGGGACCCTGTTCGGCTCCGACGGTCCCAGCGACCGCATCGGCGACGAGGTGCGCCCGATCGACATCAACGAGGAGATGCAGTCGAGCTACATCGACTACGCGATGAGCGTCATCGTGGGCCGCGCCCTGCCGGAGGTCCGCGACGGCCTCAAGCCGGTGCACCGCCGCATCCTCTACGCGATGTTCGACAACGGCTACCGGCCGGACCGCGGCTACGTGAAGTCCGCGAAGCCCGTCTCCGACACCATGGGCAACTACCACCCGCACGGCGACTCGGCGATCTACGACACCATGGTGCGCATGGCCCAGCCCTGGTCCATGCGGTACCCGCTGGTCGACGGGCAGGGCAACTTCGGCTCCCGCGGCGACGACGGGCCGGCCGCGATGCGCTACACCGAGGCCCGGCTCACCCCGCTGGCCATGGAGATGGTCCGCGACATCCGCGAGAACACCGTCGACTTCGCGCCGAACTACGACGGCCGCACCACCGAGCCGGTGGTGCTGCCCTCCCGGATCCCGCAGCTGCTCATGAACGGCTCCGGCGGCATCGCCGTGGGCATGGCCACGAACATCCCGCCGCACAACCTCCGCGAGATCGCCGAGGCGATCAACTGGTGCCTGGACAACCCGGAGGCGGACGAGAAGACCGCCCTGGAGGAGATCATGGCCCGGATCAAGGGCCCGGACTTCCCCACCGGCGGGCTCATCGTCGGCGACAAGGGCATCCACGACGCGTACACCACCGGGCGCGGCTCCATCAAGATGCGCGGCATCACCTCCATCGAGGAGGAGGGCAACCGGCAGTCCATCGTGATCACCGAGCTGCCCTACCAGGTCAACCCGGACCGGATGATCGCCAATATCGCGGAGCAGGTCCGCGACGGCCGGATCGCCGGCATCTCCAGCATCGACGACGAGTCCGATCTCAAATGGGGCATGCGGATCGTGGTCAAGCTCAAGCGGGACGCGGTGCCGCGGGTGGTGCTCAACAACCTGTACAAGCACTCCCAGCTGCAGACCAGCTTCGGCGCGAACATGCTCTCCATCGTCGACGGGGTGCCGCGCACCCTGCGCATCGACCAGCTGGTGCGGCTCTACGTCGACCACCAGATCGAGGTCATCGTCCGGCGCACCCAGTACCGCCTGGACGAGGCGGAGAAGAAGGCGCACATCCTGCGCGGCCTGGTCAAGGCCCTGGACGCCCTGGACGAGGTGATCGCCCTGATCCGGCGCTCCTCCACGGTGGACGTCGCCCGCACCGGCCTGATGGAGCTGCTGGACATCGACGAGGCGCAGGCCGACGCCATCCTGGCGATGCAGCTGCGCAAGCTCGCCGCCCTGGAGCGGCAGAAGATCGTCGACGAGCTCGCCGCCATCGAGGAGAGGATCGCTGACTACAAGGACATCCTGGCCAAGCCCGAGCGGCAGCGCGCCATCGTCCGCGACGAACTCGCCGAGGTCGTCGAGAAGTACGGCGACGACCGGCGCTCCAAGATCGTCGGCGCCATCGGCGAGGTCAGCGAGGAGGACCTCATCGCCCGGGAGAACGTGGTGGTCACCATCACCTCCACCGGCTACGCCAAGCGCACCAAGGTCGACTCCTACAAGTCCCAGCGGCGCGGCGGCAAGGGGGTGCGCGGGGCGGACCTCAAGCAGGACGACATCATCCGGCACTTCTTCGTCTGCTCCACCCACGACTGGATGCTCTTCTTCACCAACGCCGGCCGGGTCTACCGGCTCAAGGCCTACGAGCTGCCGGAGGCCACCCGCGCCGCCCGCGGCCAGCACGTGGCGAACCTGCTGGAGTTCCAGCCCGGGGAGAAGATCGCCGAGGTGCTGCAGGTCTCCAGCTACTCCGACGCCCCCTACCTGGTGCTGGCCACCGCCGCCGGCCGGGTGAAGAAGTCCCGGCTGGAGGACTACGACTCGGCGCGCTCCTCCGGGCTCATCGCGATCAACCTGCGCGAGGGCGACACCCTCATCGGGGCCCGGCTGTGCGGCCCGGACGATGATCTGCTGCTGGTCTCCGAACGCGGCCAGGCGATCCGCTTCCCCGCCTCCGACGAGGTGCTGCGCCCGATGGGCCGGGCCACCGGCGGCGTGCTCGGCATGCGCTTCAAGGACGGCGACAGCCTGCTGTCCATGGTCGTCGTGGAGGAGGGCCAGAACCTGCTGGTCGCCACCACCGGCGGCTACGGCAAGAAGACCCGCCTGGACGAGTACAGCCCGCAGGGCCGCGGCGGCCAGGGCGTGCTCACCCTGAAGTACGACAAGAAGCGCGGGCCGCTGATGGGCGCCCTGGTGGTGGACAACGAGGACGAGATCTTCGCGGTCACCTCCGCCGGGGACGTGATCCGCACCCGGGTCAACGAGATCCGGGCGACCTCGCGCGCCACCAAGGGCGTGCGGCTGGTGAACCTCGCCGAGGGCACCGAGCTGCTCGCCATCGACCGCAATGTCGAGGACGAGGGCGAGGAGGCCGCCGCGCAGGTCTCCGAGGCCGGCACCCTGGACATCGTCACCCCCCGGCCCGGTGGGGCCGACGGGGCCCGCGTGCACCACAAGGGTGACGCGCCGAAGGGCAAGGAGTAG
- a CDS encoding DUF3566 domain-containing protein — protein sequence MTATGPRQAELTRIGAWSALRASAAVSVIGFLAWMIAVAVLYLVLGAAGIWDAIGDLIGGEPIGAGTVFLAAAGLGALWVVLVTALLTLGAIIYNACAGLVGGVVVDLDDPA from the coding sequence ATGACCGCCACCGGACCGCGCCAGGCGGAGCTCACCCGGATCGGGGCCTGGTCCGCGCTGCGGGCCTCCGCCGCGGTGAGCGTGATCGGCTTCCTCGCCTGGATGATCGCCGTCGCCGTGCTCTACCTGGTGCTCGGCGCCGCCGGCATCTGGGACGCGATCGGCGATCTGATCGGCGGGGAGCCGATCGGCGCCGGCACCGTGTTCCTCGCCGCCGCGGGACTGGGTGCGCTGTGGGTGGTGCTGGTCACCGCCCTGCTCACCCTCGGCGCGATCATCTACAACGCCTGCGCCGGTCTGGTCGGCGGAGTGGTCGTGGACCTCGACGACCCCGCCTGA
- the pknB gene encoding Stk1 family PASTA domain-containing Ser/Thr kinase: protein MTTGDELLGGRYRLGPLIGHGGMADVFSAEDTLLGRDVAVKMMRADMARDAGFVERFRREALNAAKLNHPAIVSVFDTGATPGAVGEVPFIVMELVRGENLRDLVRREGPLAPTRAAGILAEVCDALHFSHAEGIVHRDIKPANIMITATGAVKVMDFGIARALGDATNMTQTSAVIGTAQYLSPEQARGRAADGRSDIYAAGCVLYEALTGRPPFTGENSLAVAYQHVQDPPESPSLLLPGLSAAEATAVDAITLTALAKDPADRYDTAALMAEDLRRLGRGEVPLAAAHHIPPHAARGDDAATAEFAPQRPAAPAPAEPAAPRRTRRAAPAKRRLWPVVALLAVLALLGGGGALWVLGGPGEAGGDSAATVTVPDVAGKGAAEAERILAAADLEVIREDVADPEVPRSRVIGTDPGPRAAVPAGSPVTMRVSAGPEAIRVPDVVELTAEAARRKLTAAGLKVDTVVEEEPSDTVPAGAVVGQEPKAGRKVSKGTTARLTVSTGKAESTVPDVTGQDLDGARATLEDAGFRVVVVEVDSVEPAGRVLSTDNAGARQEEGSEVRIRVSRGNQMRMPYLMGKTAEQAESELRAAGFTGEIRRGQVNTPDVRQLGMVASQSPAPDTTIDKDGAVDIEVYVLGL, encoded by the coding sequence ATGACCACCGGCGATGAGCTTCTCGGGGGCCGCTACCGGCTCGGCCCCCTCATCGGGCACGGCGGCATGGCCGACGTGTTCTCCGCCGAGGACACCCTGCTCGGCCGGGATGTGGCGGTGAAGATGATGCGGGCCGACATGGCCCGCGACGCCGGTTTCGTGGAGCGCTTCCGCCGGGAGGCGCTCAACGCCGCGAAGCTGAACCACCCCGCGATCGTCAGCGTCTTCGACACCGGGGCCACCCCCGGCGCCGTCGGCGAGGTGCCCTTCATCGTGATGGAGCTGGTCCGCGGGGAGAACCTGCGGGATCTGGTGCGCCGGGAGGGCCCGCTGGCGCCGACCCGGGCGGCGGGGATCCTCGCCGAGGTCTGCGATGCGCTGCACTTCTCCCATGCGGAGGGGATCGTGCACCGGGACATCAAGCCGGCGAACATCATGATCACCGCCACCGGGGCGGTGAAGGTGATGGACTTCGGCATCGCCCGGGCCCTGGGCGATGCGACGAACATGACCCAGACCTCGGCGGTGATCGGCACCGCCCAGTACCTCTCCCCGGAGCAGGCCCGGGGCCGGGCCGCGGACGGGCGCAGCGACATCTACGCCGCCGGCTGCGTGCTCTACGAGGCGCTCACCGGCCGGCCCCCCTTCACCGGGGAGAACTCGCTGGCGGTGGCCTACCAGCATGTGCAGGATCCCCCGGAGTCGCCCTCGCTGCTGCTGCCCGGGCTCAGCGCCGCGGAGGCCACCGCGGTGGACGCGATCACGCTCACCGCGCTGGCGAAGGACCCGGCGGATCGCTACGACACCGCGGCCCTGATGGCCGAGGATCTGCGGCGGCTGGGCCGCGGGGAGGTGCCGCTGGCCGCGGCGCACCACATCCCGCCGCACGCCGCCCGCGGCGATGACGCCGCCACCGCCGAATTCGCCCCGCAGCGCCCGGCCGCGCCCGCCCCCGCGGAGCCGGCCGCGCCCCGGCGCACCCGGCGGGCGGCGCCGGCGAAACGCCGGCTGTGGCCGGTGGTGGCGCTGCTCGCGGTGCTCGCCCTGCTCGGCGGGGGCGGGGCGCTGTGGGTGCTCGGCGGGCCCGGGGAGGCCGGCGGGGACTCCGCGGCGACGGTGACGGTGCCGGACGTGGCCGGCAAGGGCGCCGCGGAGGCGGAGCGGATCCTCGCCGCCGCGGACCTGGAGGTGATCCGGGAGGACGTCGCCGACCCGGAGGTGCCGCGCAGCCGGGTGATCGGCACCGACCCGGGCCCGCGGGCCGCGGTGCCCGCCGGCTCCCCGGTGACCATGCGGGTCTCCGCCGGGCCGGAGGCGATCCGGGTGCCCGACGTGGTGGAGCTCACCGCGGAGGCGGCCCGGCGCAAGCTCACCGCCGCCGGGCTGAAGGTGGACACCGTGGTGGAGGAGGAGCCCAGCGACACGGTGCCCGCCGGGGCGGTGGTCGGCCAGGAGCCGAAGGCGGGGCGGAAGGTGTCCAAGGGCACCACCGCCAGGCTCACCGTGTCCACCGGCAAGGCGGAGTCCACGGTGCCCGACGTCACCGGCCAGGATCTGGACGGCGCCCGGGCGACCCTGGAGGACGCCGGGTTCCGGGTGGTCGTGGTGGAGGTCGACTCCGTGGAGCCGGCCGGCCGGGTGCTGTCCACGGACAACGCCGGGGCCCGGCAGGAGGAGGGCTCCGAGGTGCGGATCCGGGTCTCCCGGGGCAACCAGATGCGGATGCCCTACCTCATGGGCAAGACCGCGGAGCAGGCCGAGTCGGAGCTGCGCGCCGCCGGGTTCACCGGCGAGATCCGGCGCGGCCAGGTGAACACCCCGGATGTGCGGCAGCTGGGCATGGTCGCCTCCCAGTCCCCGGCCCCGGACACCACCATCGACAAGGACGGGGCGGTGGACATCGAGGTCTACGTGCTGGGCCTCTAG
- a CDS encoding TetR family transcriptional regulator, which yields MSMLTGEDALIAAEEVCAATGARVRDLSALVAAAAVPGTRIGGIPVHRDRAEARAALAEAVARLQPLTGGNDALARVLDRIAFG from the coding sequence GTGAGCATGCTCACCGGGGAGGACGCGCTCATCGCCGCCGAGGAGGTGTGCGCCGCCACCGGGGCGCGGGTGCGGGATCTCTCCGCCCTGGTCGCCGCGGCCGCGGTGCCCGGCACCCGGATCGGCGGCATCCCGGTGCACCGGGATCGGGCCGAGGCCCGGGCGGCGTTGGCCGAGGCGGTGGCCCGGCTGCAGCCGCTCACCGGGGGCAATGACGCCCTGGCCCGGGTGCTGGACCGGATCGCCTTCGGCTGA
- a CDS encoding CopG family transcriptional regulator: protein MAMTLRLTPEQDAALTLLAEARGVSKQVAAAQAIAAEAARTLRGAEVRALARREVEAYRGLERRVRAARGPRPGEDPR from the coding sequence ATGGCGATGACCCTGCGGCTGACCCCCGAGCAGGACGCCGCGCTCACCCTGCTCGCCGAGGCCCGGGGGGTGTCCAAGCAGGTCGCCGCGGCGCAGGCGATCGCCGCCGAGGCCGCCCGCACCCTGCGCGGCGCCGAGGTGCGCGCCCTGGCCCGCCGGGAGGTGGAGGCCTACCGGGGCCTGGAGCGGCGCGTGCGCGCCGCCCGCGGCCCCCGCCCGGGGGAGGACCCGCGGTGA
- a CDS encoding peptidylprolyl isomerase, which translates to MTIKTATATVHTNHGDIVIDLFGNHAPKTVENFIGLAEGTADYTTRNASGTESGPFYDGALFHRIIAGFMIQGGDPEGTGTGGPGYMFDDEIHPELVFDRPYLLAMANAGKRGGRGTNGSQFFITVSATPHLNGNHTIFGEVADEASKKVVDEIARVATDHWDRPLEPVAITSIDIERA; encoded by the coding sequence GTGACTATCAAGACCGCGACCGCGACCGTGCACACCAACCACGGCGACATCGTCATCGACCTGTTCGGCAACCACGCCCCGAAGACCGTGGAGAACTTCATCGGCCTGGCCGAGGGCACCGCGGACTACACCACCCGCAACGCCTCCGGCACCGAGTCCGGCCCGTTCTACGACGGCGCCCTCTTCCACCGGATCATCGCCGGGTTCATGATCCAGGGCGGCGACCCGGAGGGCACCGGCACCGGCGGGCCCGGCTACATGTTCGACGACGAGATCCACCCGGAGCTCGTCTTCGACCGCCCGTACCTGCTGGCCATGGCCAATGCGGGCAAGCGCGGCGGCCGCGGCACCAACGGCTCCCAGTTCTTCATCACCGTCTCGGCCACCCCGCACCTCAACGGCAACCACACCATCTTCGGCGAGGTCGCCGACGAGGCCTCGAAGAAGGTCGTCGACGAGATCGCCCGGGTCGCCACGGACCACTGGGACCGCCCTCTGGAGCCGGTGGCAATCACCTCCATCGACATCGAGCGGGCCTAG
- a CDS encoding serine/threonine-protein kinase, translated as MAAHPDPEHARQAAAVQAILGRDRYRIRGHLGSGGMATVWLADDAATNRPVAVKALKPEHSRDPEFRQRFRNEASAARAVRSPNSVTVLDYRESADACLIIMEYIRGESVADVLRRMGTIPEHLAVDVVDQAAHGLSAVHAAGLVHRDIKPANMLVTPEGLVKITDFGIAKAAEDASLTRTGLVVGTAQYVSPEQARGEEVTPATDVYSLGCVAYEMLCGARPFTADSSMAVALAHINEAPRPLPPSVDPHVRELVGIMLRKDPARRYADGRELAAAVARVRAGRRPPQPAAVPPAVHRQAVAAHPATSELGAMTRPAAGPPAAPVPVAPVAPPAPARRPAPSRRQRRRAERAATAARPARRGCLGCFGTLLVLGILLALAALVAAMVLAQGIGYADGAAVVWDRLVRGGGAALLDEAATYARWWVSQLLAGALGGGGG; from the coding sequence ATGGCCGCCCACCCCGATCCGGAGCACGCCCGCCAGGCCGCGGCGGTGCAGGCGATCCTCGGCCGCGACCGGTACCGGATCCGCGGCCACCTCGGCAGCGGGGGGATGGCCACCGTGTGGTTGGCCGATGACGCCGCGACGAACCGCCCGGTGGCGGTGAAGGCGCTCAAGCCCGAGCATTCCCGGGACCCGGAGTTCCGGCAGCGCTTCCGCAACGAGGCCTCCGCGGCGCGGGCGGTGCGCAGCCCCAACTCGGTGACCGTGCTGGACTACCGGGAATCCGCGGACGCCTGCCTCATCATCATGGAGTACATCCGGGGCGAGTCGGTGGCCGATGTGCTGCGCCGGATGGGCACCATCCCGGAGCACCTGGCCGTCGACGTGGTGGACCAGGCCGCGCACGGCCTGTCCGCGGTGCACGCCGCCGGGCTGGTGCACCGGGACATCAAACCGGCGAATATGCTGGTCACCCCGGAGGGCCTGGTGAAGATCACCGATTTCGGGATCGCCAAGGCCGCCGAGGACGCCTCCCTGACCCGCACCGGGCTGGTGGTGGGCACCGCCCAGTACGTCTCCCCGGAGCAGGCCCGCGGGGAGGAGGTCACCCCCGCCACCGACGTGTACTCCCTGGGCTGCGTCGCCTACGAGATGCTCTGCGGGGCCCGGCCCTTCACCGCGGACTCCTCGATGGCCGTGGCCCTGGCGCACATCAACGAGGCGCCCCGGCCGCTGCCGCCGAGCGTGGACCCGCATGTGCGGGAGCTGGTCGGGATCATGCTGCGCAAGGACCCGGCCCGGCGCTACGCCGACGGCCGGGAGCTCGCCGCCGCGGTGGCCCGGGTGCGCGCCGGCCGGCGCCCCCCGCAGCCGGCCGCGGTACCGCCTGCGGTGCACCGGCAGGCGGTGGCGGCGCACCCGGCGACCAGCGAGCTCGGCGCGATGACCCGGCCGGCCGCAGGCCCGCCGGCGGCGCCCGTCCCGGTGGCCCCGGTCGCCCCGCCCGCCCCCGCCCGACGGCCGGCGCCCTCCCGGCGGCAGCGCCGCCGCGCGGAGCGCGCGGCGACGGCGGCCCGGCCCGCCCGCCGCGGCTGCCTCGGCTGCTTCGGCACCCTGCTGGTGCTGGGCATCCTGCTCGCCCTGGCCGCCCTGGTCGCGGCGATGGTGCTCGCCCAGGGCATCGGCTACGCCGACGGGGCCGCGGTGGTCTGGGACCGGCTGGTGCGCGGCGGCGGCGCCGCGCTGCTCGACGAGGCCGCGACCTACGCCCGCTGGTGGGTGTCCCAGCTGCTCGCCGGCGCCCTCGGCGGGGGCGGGGGCTGA
- a CDS encoding rhomboid family intramembrane serine protease, whose product MGPHAHPRPADAGRPAGPARTGWFAGAPATLALVVACTALYLAGAAASGSIERNLAAPVMARGVLHGPAMAGAGWLRLVSGPLLHDGPGHLLSNMVLLSLVGPQVERFWGTARFAALTAVTALGSSAAVLWWTPQAPTVGISGALLGIWLVFGAQLAVVDSRQLRGTSVLVLVTLCMPIFIGGISSSGHVGGLLTGLPVALGWAAALRAPGPVRAGRLNLVLAAVGAFVVAALVLWWAAPPAALAPVPAP is encoded by the coding sequence ATGGGCCCCCATGCGCACCCCCGCCCCGCCGATGCCGGTCGCCCGGCCGGCCCCGCCCGGACCGGCTGGTTCGCCGGGGCGCCGGCGACGCTGGCGCTGGTCGTGGCCTGCACCGCGCTCTACCTCGCCGGGGCGGCGGCCTCGGGCTCCATCGAGCGCAACCTCGCCGCCCCGGTGATGGCCCGCGGGGTGCTCCACGGGCCGGCGATGGCCGGGGCCGGCTGGCTGCGCCTGGTCAGCGGGCCGCTGCTGCATGACGGGCCGGGGCATCTGCTGTCCAATATGGTGCTGCTGTCCCTGGTCGGCCCGCAGGTGGAGCGGTTCTGGGGTACGGCCCGCTTCGCCGCGCTCACCGCGGTGACCGCGCTCGGCTCCTCCGCGGCGGTGCTGTGGTGGACCCCGCAGGCCCCGACGGTGGGGATCTCCGGGGCGCTGCTCGGCATCTGGCTGGTCTTCGGCGCCCAGCTGGCCGTGGTCGATTCACGGCAGCTGCGCGGCACCTCGGTGCTGGTGCTGGTCACCCTGTGCATGCCGATCTTCATCGGCGGGATCTCCTCGTCCGGGCATGTCGGTGGCCTGCTCACCGGGCTGCCGGTGGCCCTGGGCTGGGCGGCGGCGCTGCGCGCGCCCGGCCCGGTGCGCGCGGGGCGGCTGAACCTGGTGCTCGCGGCGGTCGGCGCGTTCGTCGTCGCGGCGCTGGTCCTGTGGTGGGCGGCCCCACCGGCGGCGCTCGCCCCGGTCCCCGCGCCCTGA
- the crgA gene encoding cell division protein CrgA produces the protein MPKARVDRTMEGPNTSAGVSRTPVKINTTSTPLWYKIIMFGLMLLGIAWLVVNYIAGSAIPFMVALHAWNYVIGFGLLIIGLLMTMGWR, from the coding sequence ATGCCCAAGGCACGCGTCGATCGGACCATGGAGGGCCCGAACACCTCCGCCGGGGTGAGCCGCACCCCGGTGAAGATCAACACCACCTCCACCCCGCTCTGGTACAAGATCATCATGTTCGGGCTGATGCTGCTCGGTATCGCCTGGCTGGTGGTCAACTACATCGCCGGCTCCGCGATCCCCTTCATGGTGGCGCTGCACGCCTGGAACTACGTGATCGGCTTCGGGCTGCTCATCATCGGCCTGCTGATGACCATGGGCTGGCGTTAG